From a single Vibrio chagasii genomic region:
- a CDS encoding DEAD/DEAH box helicase: MHFKDLGLDNRLLKNLKHYDFKKATEIQSKAIPVAIAGKDLLASSKTGSGKTLAFVLPMIHKALKTKAFSARDPRGVILAPTRELAKQVYGELRSMLGGLSYEATLILGGENFNDQVKALRKYPRFIVATPGRLADHLEHRSLFLDGVETLILDEADRMLDLGFAPELRRIANAAKHRRRQTLMFSATLDHAEVNDIANEMLDAPKRISVGVSNEQHLDITQKFYLCDHLDHKEAILDRVLEEAEYRQVMIFTATRADTDRLTDKLNEKKLKAVALSGNLNQTQRNAIMSQFERAVYKILVTTDVASRGIDIPNVSHVINFDMPKHTEEYVHRVGRTGRAGNKGDAISLVGPKDWDSFKRVELYLQQDLNFSVLEGLKGKFKGIKPRKPAFKKGGPAKKAGKPQAKKTAKKPVKRDKSFHQNVAVGDSVFIPKKKVAPKVDDE, translated from the coding sequence TTGCACTTTAAAGATTTAGGCTTAGATAACCGCTTACTGAAGAACTTAAAACATTACGACTTTAAGAAAGCGACAGAGATCCAATCGAAAGCGATCCCTGTTGCTATTGCCGGTAAGGATCTATTGGCTTCATCAAAAACGGGTTCAGGTAAAACATTGGCGTTTGTTTTGCCGATGATTCACAAAGCATTAAAAACCAAAGCGTTTTCTGCTCGTGATCCTCGTGGTGTAATCTTGGCTCCTACTCGTGAGTTGGCTAAGCAGGTATATGGCGAACTACGCAGCATGCTGGGTGGTCTGTCTTACGAAGCGACTCTTATCCTAGGTGGTGAGAACTTTAATGATCAAGTTAAAGCACTTCGTAAATACCCTCGTTTTATCGTAGCGACTCCTGGCCGTTTAGCCGATCACCTAGAGCACCGCTCGTTGTTCCTAGATGGTGTTGAAACCCTGATCCTTGATGAAGCAGACCGAATGCTTGACCTAGGCTTTGCACCTGAACTGCGCCGTATTGCGAATGCTGCGAAGCACCGTCGCCGTCAAACCTTGATGTTCTCAGCAACGCTTGATCACGCAGAAGTGAACGATATTGCTAATGAGATGCTGGATGCACCTAAGCGCATTTCAGTGGGTGTTTCGAATGAGCAGCACCTTGATATCACGCAGAAGTTTTACCTGTGCGATCACTTGGATCATAAAGAGGCGATTTTAGATCGCGTTCTGGAAGAGGCTGAGTACCGTCAGGTTATGATCTTCACGGCTACTCGTGCTGATACTGATCGTCTAACCGATAAGCTTAACGAGAAGAAGCTAAAAGCGGTTGCACTGAGTGGTAACCTAAACCAAACGCAACGTAATGCAATCATGAGCCAGTTCGAGCGTGCGGTTTACAAGATTCTAGTAACAACAGATGTTGCGTCACGTGGTATTGATATTCCAAACGTAAGTCACGTTATCAACTTCGATATGCCTAAGCACACCGAAGAGTATGTTCACCGTGTTGGTCGTACAGGCCGTGCTGGTAATAAAGGTGATGCAATCTCTTTGGTAGGGCCAAAAGACTGGGACAGCTTTAAGCGTGTTGAACTTTACCTGCAGCAAGATCTTAACTTCTCAGTTCTTGAAGGCCTAAAAGGTAAGTTTAAAGGCATCAAGCCTCGCAAACCTGCCTTCAAGAAGGGCGGTCCAGCTAAGAAAGCGGGTAAACCTCAAGCTAAGAAGACAGCGAAAAAACCAGTTAAACGCGATAAGAGTTTCCACCAAAATGTGGCTGTGGGTGATAGCGTGTTTATCCCTAAGAAGAAAGTTGCGCCAAAAGTGGACGATGAGTAA
- a CDS encoding SGNH/GDSL hydrolase family protein, with protein MKYTALILALTVPFGAYAAENSTPTPESITSAEVLSTQGSETYSYVRCWYRTDASNDSAATDWKWAKKENGDYYTINGYWWSSVSFKNMFYSDTPQSEIKQRCEQTLDIQHDVADITYFAADNRFSYNHSIWTNDNAIQSNTINRIVTFGDSLSDTGNLFNGSQWIFPNADSWFLGHFSNGLVWTEYLAKAKDVPLYNWAVGGAAGTNQYVALTGVYDQVTSYLTYMKVAKNYRPENSLFTLEFGLNDFMNYDREVADVKADFSSALIRLTESGANNILLFTLPDATKAPQFKYSTEQEIIKVRGKIIEFNQFIKAQAEYYQSMGKNVVLFDASALFASITDNPQQHGFRNASDACLDINRSSAADYLRSHSLTNDCAIYGSDSYVFWGVTHPTTATHKYIADHILAYSFSTFNF; from the coding sequence ATGAAATACACAGCTTTGATACTCGCGTTAACCGTACCTTTTGGTGCCTATGCTGCTGAAAATTCAACACCAACACCTGAATCCATTACCTCGGCTGAAGTACTCAGTACACAAGGTTCGGAAACCTACTCTTACGTCCGATGCTGGTATCGTACCGATGCATCTAATGACTCAGCCGCCACAGATTGGAAATGGGCGAAAAAAGAGAACGGGGATTATTACACGATCAACGGATATTGGTGGTCGTCCGTCTCATTCAAAAATATGTTTTACAGTGATACCCCACAATCTGAAATCAAACAGCGTTGTGAACAGACACTCGATATCCAACACGACGTTGCCGATATCACTTATTTTGCGGCAGACAACCGCTTCTCTTACAACCATTCAATCTGGACCAACGATAACGCCATTCAATCCAACACCATCAACCGTATCGTTACTTTTGGTGATAGCCTTTCTGATACTGGTAACTTATTTAATGGTTCTCAATGGATTTTCCCAAACGCGGACTCGTGGTTTCTAGGGCATTTTTCCAATGGCTTAGTCTGGACAGAATATCTAGCAAAAGCCAAAGACGTCCCTTTATATAACTGGGCCGTTGGTGGTGCAGCAGGTACCAATCAATACGTCGCGTTGACTGGTGTATATGACCAAGTCACTTCTTACTTAACTTATATGAAAGTCGCCAAAAACTATCGACCAGAAAACTCACTGTTTACTTTGGAGTTTGGGCTCAATGACTTTATGAATTACGACCGAGAAGTCGCTGATGTTAAAGCCGATTTCAGCAGCGCTCTCATCCGCTTAACAGAATCTGGTGCTAACAATATCTTGTTATTCACACTGCCAGATGCAACTAAGGCGCCTCAATTCAAGTACTCGACCGAACAAGAGATCATCAAGGTTCGTGGCAAGATCATTGAGTTCAATCAGTTCATCAAAGCACAGGCTGAGTATTACCAAAGCATGGGGAAAAATGTGGTACTGTTCGATGCGAGTGCACTGTTTGCAAGCATTACCGACAACCCACAGCAGCATGGCTTTAGAAATGCGAGCGATGCTTGCCTAGATATCAATAGAAGCTCCGCTGCCGACTACTTACGAAGCCATAGCTTAACCAATGACTGTGCGATCTATGGTTCAGATAGCTATGTATTTTGGGGCGTAACACATCCTACTACCGCTACTCACAAGTATATTGCCGACCATATCTTGGCCTATTCGTTCTCTACCTTTAATTTCTAG
- a CDS encoding L,D-transpeptidase family protein, protein MLYCANSTLLYSMKTQIRKIALLVQRTTRFAVKGTLIAAGIASSWASAATFELPPKESRIVGRIQQHEVAAGETLAIIAKQYDIGFLSLMAANKGVDPFLPPEGYVLSIPSRLILPDTPRKGIVINLAELRLYYFEPEKNQVHVFPVGIGRIGRDTPEMITKISQKRPNPTWTPPKSIREEYLEKGIELPKVVPAGPENPLGEYALRLAYGAGDYLIHGTNKDFGIGLRVSSGCIRMEPKDIEWLFEQVSRGEQVTIINEPIKVSLEPDRSVFVEAHEPLTRSDGSKKSLQIPVELKWWLEDADLPISKAKAVIFAQNGVPVEIAPPVIEF, encoded by the coding sequence ATGTTGTATTGCGCTAACTCGACGCTTTTGTACTCCATGAAAACACAAATACGTAAGATCGCTTTGCTCGTACAGCGAACAACTCGGTTTGCTGTGAAAGGGACTTTGATTGCTGCTGGAATTGCGTCGTCGTGGGCCTCTGCGGCAACTTTTGAGCTTCCTCCGAAAGAGAGCCGTATTGTTGGCCGGATACAACAGCATGAAGTTGCTGCAGGTGAAACGTTAGCCATCATTGCCAAGCAATATGATATCGGTTTTCTCTCTTTGATGGCTGCAAATAAAGGTGTTGATCCTTTTCTTCCCCCCGAAGGTTACGTGCTAAGTATCCCCAGTCGTCTCATTCTTCCTGATACCCCAAGAAAAGGGATAGTGATTAATTTGGCTGAGCTTAGGTTGTACTACTTTGAGCCAGAGAAAAATCAGGTGCACGTATTCCCTGTCGGTATTGGCCGGATTGGACGTGATACCCCTGAGATGATCACCAAGATTAGCCAAAAGAGACCAAACCCGACCTGGACGCCGCCTAAGTCAATCCGTGAAGAGTATCTAGAGAAAGGTATCGAGTTACCGAAAGTTGTTCCTGCAGGACCAGAAAATCCTCTAGGTGAGTACGCGTTGCGACTTGCGTATGGAGCTGGGGATTACCTGATACACGGAACCAATAAGGACTTTGGGATTGGCCTGCGTGTGAGTTCCGGTTGTATCCGTATGGAACCTAAAGATATCGAGTGGCTTTTTGAGCAGGTGAGCCGCGGTGAGCAAGTGACGATTATTAATGAGCCGATTAAGGTCTCGTTAGAACCAGATCGAAGCGTGTTTGTTGAAGCGCATGAGCCATTAACTCGAAGTGACGGTTCTAAGAAATCACTACAAATCCCGGTTGAACTGAAGTGGTGGCTTGAAGATGCAGATTTGCCTATTTCAAAAGCCAAAGCGGTTATCTTTGCGCAAAATGGTGTACCTGTTGAAATCGCTCCACCGGTGATTGAGTTTTAA
- a CDS encoding lactate dehydrogenase, whose amino-acid sequence MSNDKLPKDADGLQLNFCKTLACDNFGLSDAKRYVLQHANPKRPAMVCRECGAFPPLLNNREVLSELHRLRQLHSDGLPACRNDDCDNFGLSVHTHKHLYHAFGYSGDRQRYRCKDCQSTFVDKWSGSNKKLQFQENLMGLLFMGYSVREICRKLEINPKTFYDHVDHIASRCRRKLAMIDARWVNHAKDYQFASHYQRLQPQSNNGVVWITTGEAHSGYILCQHVNYSQNEEPSGNVDHNPYDDVARFVSKEHSSEANLELPQRSDKLKERIEQQYQVILARGNVEDPMGNLTAFSYPSKGALIRPPYTSYAHFLHVLDMCDENKHVAIYMPQDPLLRSAALSVCLPRIQSQNIDLMYVEEDAGWQDDHSFEKIDIVHMSWWRDRWAIANQGDKQKGICYLTGNNPEPKQWFNTASIQQTKFYQERFQVLFDSFINEPRRKLRPGGILPLLDIFRAWHNLCYQDKQGLTAAQRLGVAEQPLTLKQLLS is encoded by the coding sequence GTGTCTAACGACAAGCTGCCAAAAGATGCAGATGGTTTGCAACTCAACTTTTGTAAAACATTGGCGTGTGACAACTTTGGCTTGAGCGATGCAAAACGTTATGTTTTGCAACACGCTAACCCTAAGCGTCCAGCGATGGTTTGTCGTGAATGTGGAGCTTTCCCCCCCTTACTTAACAATCGTGAAGTGTTAAGCGAACTTCATCGCCTGAGACAACTTCACAGCGATGGGCTCCCTGCCTGTCGTAATGATGATTGCGATAACTTCGGCTTATCGGTTCATACTCACAAACATCTTTACCATGCCTTCGGCTACAGTGGCGACAGGCAGCGCTATCGATGCAAAGACTGCCAATCAACCTTCGTTGACAAGTGGTCTGGCTCCAATAAAAAACTCCAGTTCCAAGAGAACCTCATGGGCTTATTGTTCATGGGATATTCTGTACGTGAAATCTGCAGAAAATTAGAGATCAACCCAAAGACTTTCTATGATCATGTTGACCATATCGCTAGCCGTTGTCGTCGAAAACTCGCGATGATTGACGCTCGATGGGTTAATCATGCCAAAGATTATCAGTTCGCCTCTCACTATCAGCGTTTACAACCGCAAAGCAACAACGGCGTGGTTTGGATCACGACAGGTGAAGCGCACTCTGGATACATCCTTTGCCAACATGTGAATTACTCACAAAATGAAGAGCCTTCAGGCAATGTCGACCACAACCCGTATGATGATGTGGCACGCTTTGTATCCAAAGAGCACTCTTCAGAGGCAAACCTTGAGCTACCGCAGCGTTCTGACAAACTAAAAGAGCGTATTGAGCAACAATACCAAGTTATTTTGGCGCGAGGCAACGTTGAGGACCCAATGGGGAACCTCACTGCATTTAGCTACCCGTCAAAAGGGGCGCTAATTCGACCGCCTTATACGTCTTATGCTCACTTCCTGCATGTATTAGACATGTGCGATGAAAATAAGCACGTAGCGATCTATATGCCACAAGATCCATTACTAAGATCTGCCGCCCTTAGCGTTTGTTTGCCGCGTATACAGAGTCAAAATATTGACCTTATGTACGTAGAAGAAGACGCAGGCTGGCAAGACGATCACAGTTTTGAAAAGATCGACATCGTTCATATGAGTTGGTGGCGCGATCGTTGGGCTATTGCTAATCAAGGTGATAAGCAGAAAGGTATCTGCTACCTAACAGGCAACAATCCAGAGCCAAAACAGTGGTTTAATACCGCTTCAATTCAACAAACTAAGTTTTATCAAGAGCGCTTTCAGGTGCTATTTGATAGCTTTATTAATGAGCCTAGACGTAAGCTTCGTCCTGGTGGCATTCTTCCATTACTCGACATATTTAGAGCTTGGCACAATCTGTGCTACCAAGATAAGCAAGGGCTTACGGCAGCGCAACGCTTAGGCGTAGCGGAGCAGCCATTGACCCTAAAGCAACTACTTTCATAG
- a CDS encoding DMT family transporter translates to MYIGEIAAIGAAIVWACATWIYGQFGHRFSAMQLNIIKGLVASVMMLLVMPLIPMPEFELSANHFWILAISGIIGIAIGDSAYFAALKRIGANKTLLLESLAPPLSGVLALMFLGAALTLQSWLGVVITTLAVTFVVFQPSNSVSDDSTNQAQWSGIGYGLVASVCQASGVVISHYALVAGDIPPLLGALIRLTIGVFAVMMIIPFVERKPYSSIKRDLWEMTKLDKLWLLSAIFVGTFLALWLQQIALKNANPAIAQTLIATSPVFILVIYALKGEKVSKQSLIGTLAAVGGISLFFYQ, encoded by the coding sequence ATGTATATAGGTGAAATAGCGGCGATCGGTGCCGCTATCGTGTGGGCGTGTGCGACTTGGATTTATGGGCAATTTGGGCATCGTTTCTCAGCAATGCAGCTCAATATCATCAAGGGTTTGGTTGCTTCAGTCATGATGCTGCTTGTGATGCCGCTTATCCCAATGCCAGAGTTTGAACTGAGTGCTAATCACTTTTGGATATTGGCGATTTCAGGGATTATTGGAATCGCAATTGGTGACAGTGCTTACTTCGCTGCTTTGAAAAGAATTGGTGCTAATAAGACATTGCTGCTTGAATCGTTAGCTCCACCTCTTTCTGGCGTGCTGGCTTTGATGTTCTTAGGTGCTGCGTTGACACTTCAAAGTTGGCTCGGTGTCGTCATCACCACTTTAGCGGTGACCTTCGTAGTATTTCAGCCATCTAATTCGGTGAGTGATGATTCAACTAACCAAGCGCAATGGAGCGGCATTGGATACGGGCTAGTAGCAAGTGTGTGCCAAGCCTCAGGTGTGGTCATTTCTCACTATGCTTTGGTTGCTGGTGATATCCCACCTTTGTTGGGGGCGTTGATTCGCCTGACAATCGGCGTGTTTGCGGTGATGATGATTATTCCTTTTGTTGAGCGTAAACCTTACTCATCAATCAAAAGGGATTTATGGGAGATGACTAAACTCGACAAGCTATGGTTACTCAGCGCCATTTTTGTTGGGACGTTTCTCGCGCTTTGGTTGCAACAAATCGCTTTAAAAAATGCTAATCCCGCGATTGCTCAAACATTGATAGCGACCAGTCCGGTCTTTATTCTGGTGATCTATGCGTTGAAAGGGGAAAAGGTCTCAAAGCAGAGTCTCATAGGCACGCTTGCCGCAGTAGGAGGAATATCTTTGTTCTTCTATCAATGA
- the deoD gene encoding purine-nucleoside phosphorylase translates to MATPHINAQAGDFAETVLMPGDPLRAKYIAETFLDDVKQVCDVRNMFGYTGTYKGKKVSVMGHGMGIPSCCIYVHELIAEYGVKNVIRVGSCGAVRDDVKLMDVVIGMGASTDSKVNRIRFNNHDFAAIADFGLLEEAVNQARAQEVPVKVGNVFSADLFYTPEADLFEKMEKLGILGVDMEAAGIYGVAADLGAKALTILTVSDHIIRGEKLSSEERQKSFNDMMKVALETAINI, encoded by the coding sequence ATGGCTACACCTCATATTAACGCTCAAGCTGGTGATTTCGCAGAAACAGTACTGATGCCGGGTGACCCGCTTCGCGCAAAATACATTGCTGAAACATTCCTTGATGACGTTAAGCAAGTTTGTGACGTTCGCAACATGTTTGGTTACACAGGCACTTACAAAGGTAAGAAAGTTTCTGTAATGGGCCACGGTATGGGTATCCCATCATGCTGCATCTACGTACACGAGCTAATCGCTGAGTACGGTGTAAAGAACGTAATTCGCGTAGGTAGCTGTGGTGCAGTACGTGACGACGTTAAACTAATGGACGTTGTTATCGGTATGGGTGCTTCAACAGACTCTAAAGTAAACCGCATTCGTTTCAACAACCACGACTTCGCTGCAATTGCTGATTTCGGTCTTCTAGAAGAAGCTGTAAACCAAGCTCGTGCACAAGAAGTTCCAGTTAAAGTTGGTAACGTATTCTCTGCAGACCTTTTCTACACTCCAGAAGCTGACCTTTTCGAAAAAATGGAAAAGCTAGGCATCCTAGGTGTTGATATGGAAGCGGCTGGTATCTACGGTGTTGCTGCAGACCTTGGCGCAAAAGCACTAACTATCCTTACAGTATCTGACCACATCATCCGTGGCGAGAAACTAAGCTCTGAAGAGCGTCAAAAATCGTTCAACGACATGATGAAAGTAGCTCTAGAGACTGCAATCAACATCTAA
- a CDS encoding Lpp/OprI family alanine-zipper lipoprotein: MNKTLIAAAASVFILAGCSSEPEEAAVSEMDQLTNQVAQLTSEVEALKSDKAAAEMKAQEASEAAMAAKEEADRANDRIDNIAESYTK, translated from the coding sequence ATGAATAAGACGTTAATCGCCGCTGCAGCCTCAGTTTTCATTCTAGCTGGTTGTTCTTCAGAGCCAGAAGAAGCTGCAGTGTCAGAAATGGATCAACTAACTAATCAAGTCGCTCAGCTTACAAGTGAAGTTGAAGCACTTAAGAGTGATAAAGCAGCAGCAGAAATGAAAGCTCAAGAAGCTTCTGAAGCCGCTATGGCAGCAAAAGAAGAAGCGGATCGTGCTAACGACCGTATCGACAACATCGCTGAGTCTTACACTAAGTAG
- a CDS encoding triacylglycerol lipase produces the protein MKKILIWTIACLSSMGVYAGTSASALEVSGYTETKYPIVLVHGLFGFDTLAGVDYFYGVPESLTKDGASVYVAQVSATNSSEVRGEQLLAQVETLLAATGANKVNLVGHSHGGPTARYVASVRPDLVASVTSIGGVHKGSKVADLVRGTVPEGSVSEGIAVKLAGGLTTLINLLSGGSDLEQDGLASLEALTTEGSLAFNQFYPEGVPTSACGDGEWQASNGVYYYSWTGSSTFTNLLDPTDAAMTVLGLAFNEPNDGLVGVCSTHLGKVIGDDYKMNHLDEINGLLGIHHLFETDPVTLYRQHANRLKLAGL, from the coding sequence TTGAAAAAGATATTAATTTGGACAATTGCCTGCCTATCCAGCATGGGTGTCTATGCTGGAACGAGCGCATCGGCGTTAGAAGTAAGTGGATATACTGAAACCAAATATCCCATTGTGTTGGTGCACGGCTTATTTGGGTTCGATACGTTAGCGGGTGTGGATTACTTCTACGGAGTGCCTGAATCCTTAACCAAAGATGGCGCGAGCGTATACGTTGCACAGGTATCAGCGACGAATAGCTCAGAGGTTAGGGGAGAGCAGTTATTGGCTCAAGTCGAAACACTTCTAGCCGCAACCGGAGCAAATAAGGTCAACCTTGTCGGGCACAGTCATGGCGGCCCTACGGCGCGGTATGTGGCCTCAGTGAGACCAGACCTTGTCGCATCGGTAACGAGTATTGGTGGCGTTCATAAAGGTTCAAAAGTGGCTGATTTAGTCCGTGGAACGGTACCTGAGGGTTCAGTTTCAGAAGGGATTGCAGTTAAGTTGGCTGGTGGTTTGACGACACTCATTAATCTACTGTCCGGTGGTTCTGATCTAGAACAAGATGGCTTGGCATCATTAGAAGCTCTGACCACAGAAGGCTCTCTTGCTTTTAATCAGTTTTACCCTGAAGGGGTTCCAACCTCTGCATGCGGTGATGGTGAATGGCAAGCCAGTAACGGCGTTTATTATTACTCATGGACAGGGTCTTCCACTTTTACCAATCTTTTGGACCCAACCGATGCGGCGATGACAGTGCTAGGTTTAGCGTTTAACGAACCAAATGATGGGCTTGTTGGAGTATGTAGTACTCATCTAGGTAAAGTGATCGGCGATGATTACAAAATGAATCATCTGGATGAGATCAACGGTTTGCTAGGCATCCATCACTTGTTTGAGACCGACCCGGTGACATTGTATCGCCAGCACGCTAACCGATTGAAGTTGGCGGGCTTGTAG
- a CDS encoding lipase secretion chaperone, giving the protein MTKAAIFSITTIALMSAAAVFFLYPVEEGLNPSNSKQQSISSLKVSSQQDTDIDNASAKDTMDYFVSGQTELTLEDIRSNVAQHHVQSQGAIVDEALFAKYLDYKSALTSLDVQFDPSSISVDDLQRLNLALLDLQAQFFSPSEISILFTHDNQMREMALEKLRLKQEGLNELEYQQRLDSLISEQADYVQTSHKNQVLLQQLSNSEGLEQQEKYLKRNELVGDEAAQRLEVLDQQRADFEGALEIYLAERKDILDDTGLSQAERQETIAELRVAHFPSKQIRRVEAIERIWDAELE; this is encoded by the coding sequence ATGACTAAGGCCGCCATTTTTTCGATAACCACGATAGCCCTGATGAGTGCAGCGGCGGTCTTTTTTTTATATCCAGTGGAAGAGGGCTTAAACCCAAGCAATAGCAAACAACAAAGCATCTCCTCGTTGAAAGTGAGCTCTCAACAAGACACCGATATTGATAATGCATCGGCTAAAGACACAATGGATTACTTTGTCTCTGGACAAACAGAGCTTACCCTTGAAGATATTCGTAGCAACGTTGCTCAACATCATGTTCAATCACAAGGTGCGATTGTCGACGAGGCTTTGTTTGCCAAATACCTTGATTACAAGTCGGCATTGACGTCATTGGATGTTCAGTTTGACCCCTCCTCGATCTCTGTCGATGATCTACAACGCTTAAACCTAGCCTTACTCGATCTTCAGGCTCAGTTTTTTAGCCCGAGCGAGATAAGTATTTTATTTACTCACGATAACCAAATGAGGGAAATGGCCCTAGAAAAGCTTCGATTGAAGCAAGAAGGGTTGAATGAGCTGGAGTACCAACAACGGCTAGATTCATTAATCTCTGAACAAGCTGACTATGTTCAAACAAGTCACAAGAATCAGGTGTTACTTCAACAATTATCCAACTCTGAAGGGCTTGAGCAGCAAGAGAAATACTTGAAGCGAAATGAACTAGTGGGTGATGAAGCGGCGCAAAGGCTTGAAGTACTGGACCAACAAAGAGCGGATTTTGAAGGTGCTTTAGAAATTTACTTAGCGGAACGAAAAGATATTTTAGACGACACTGGGCTATCACAGGCCGAACGACAAGAGAC
- a CDS encoding GGDEF domain-containing protein encodes METLLSKITDAGLDPSSVSGEEAIIFWNHIRQHVSTTKTEQAHCYIISSEYRAELQQTQTSIEELRLALNLLNLPTDIEDILTVKTSLSDRLVEVGDYTSALNEFVSSSSIAVEHGYIDEYVMAILGMGNLCDAYGDHNRALRYYQKINSIDHAISSRSLRLKFKLHTVASLVLLNRITAASDLLNECEELSILVSNKLLTAQILLYQAKVLRAKKKYHEALGCLSKIQYSANNTQASWLATMTRLELAHCLSAIGKQEYASMILSSTDKRMKVYSSPVLAKRFYDSLSDVCMNQGRFQEALSYEKKGYRIETDLMKQIPISELGASQLRRLSRFELQLKLILSEQENRELKETTEQHKNAVAQLQQDVFTDPLTGLHNRRWLDVKLKDMLLHDTSFALMVVDIDHFKSINDELSHLVGDKAIVSVSQELRSYFKFRGASCVRFGGEEFLVILENTDMAKAEMHSENYRERIFQFGWHEILGERGLTVSIGITMHREGENTQRTFYRADKALYRAKANGRNQVCTE; translated from the coding sequence ATGGAAACGCTACTAAGTAAAATCACCGATGCTGGTCTAGACCCTTCTTCCGTTTCAGGTGAAGAGGCGATCATATTCTGGAATCATATTCGCCAGCATGTTTCGACAACCAAAACCGAGCAAGCGCACTGTTATATCATTAGTTCGGAATATCGCGCTGAACTGCAGCAAACCCAAACCAGTATCGAAGAACTGAGACTGGCACTCAATCTATTAAATTTGCCAACAGATATAGAAGATATTCTGACCGTCAAAACCAGCCTAAGTGATCGCTTGGTAGAAGTTGGTGATTACACTTCGGCACTAAATGAGTTCGTTAGCTCATCATCCATCGCCGTTGAACATGGCTATATCGATGAATACGTAATGGCAATTCTAGGCATGGGTAACCTGTGTGACGCTTATGGCGACCACAACCGAGCTCTCCGCTATTACCAGAAAATCAACAGCATTGACCATGCGATAAGTAGTCGCTCACTTCGTCTTAAGTTCAAGCTTCATACGGTGGCGAGCCTAGTGCTACTGAATAGGATTACTGCAGCGAGTGACCTGCTCAATGAGTGTGAAGAGCTCAGTATTCTGGTCAGCAACAAATTACTGACTGCTCAAATATTGCTATACCAAGCAAAAGTGTTGCGTGCAAAGAAGAAGTATCACGAGGCCCTAGGTTGCCTGTCTAAGATTCAATACTCTGCGAACAACACGCAAGCAAGTTGGTTAGCAACCATGACGCGTCTCGAGCTCGCTCATTGTTTAAGTGCAATCGGCAAACAAGAATACGCCAGCATGATCTTGTCGAGTACAGACAAGCGCATGAAGGTTTACTCATCCCCAGTACTCGCTAAACGATTCTATGATTCGTTAAGCGACGTGTGCATGAACCAAGGACGTTTTCAGGAAGCACTAAGCTACGAGAAAAAAGGCTACCGAATTGAGACGGATCTTATGAAACAGATCCCAATCAGTGAACTAGGAGCCAGCCAGCTTCGTCGCCTATCGAGATTCGAGCTACAACTTAAGCTCATCCTCTCTGAGCAAGAAAACCGAGAGCTAAAAGAGACAACCGAGCAGCACAAAAACGCAGTGGCACAGCTACAACAGGATGTGTTCACCGACCCATTAACCGGTTTGCATAACCGCCGATGGTTAGATGTGAAGTTAAAAGACATGCTGTTACATGACACCTCTTTCGCACTCATGGTTGTCGATATTGATCACTTTAAGTCGATCAATGATGAACTGAGCCACTTAGTGGGTGATAAAGCGATTGTAAGTGTTTCTCAAGAGTTAAGGTCGTACTTCAAGTTCCGAGGCGCTTCCTGTGTCAGATTCGGTGGGGAAGAGTTCCTAGTCATTCTTGAGAATACCGATATGGCAAAAGCAGAAATGCACTCAGAAAATTACCGTGAACGCATTTTCCAATTTGGTTGGCACGAAATACTCGGTGAGCGTGGCTTAACAGTCAGTATTGGTATCACGATGCATCGTGAGGGTGAGAATACACAGCGTACCTTCTATCGAGCAGACAAAGCCTTGTATCGTGCAAAAGCAAACGGTCGAAACCAAGTCTGCACTGAGTAG
- a CDS encoding DUF3302 domain-containing protein: MFLDYFALGLLIFVALVIFYGIIVIHDIPYEIAKERNHPHQDAIHVSGWVSLFTLHTIWPFLWIWATLWRKDRGWGFAKLEEEQHDIHHRVDILIDQVSTLQEEISQLKKAKPEQSKQDNDQNKAQDQEVK; the protein is encoded by the coding sequence ATGTTTTTAGACTACTTTGCGCTCGGTCTACTGATTTTCGTAGCATTAGTCATCTTCTACGGCATCATCGTCATTCACGATATCCCCTATGAAATTGCGAAAGAACGCAATCATCCTCATCAAGATGCTATTCATGTCTCTGGCTGGGTTAGCCTTTTCACTCTACATACTATCTGGCCGTTTCTTTGGATCTGGGCGACATTATGGCGCAAAGATCGTGGATGGGGCTTTGCCAAACTCGAAGAAGAGCAGCACGACATTCATCATCGTGTTGATATCTTAATTGACCAAGTGAGCACTCTTCAGGAAGAAATCTCTCAACTCAAGAAAGCAAAGCCAGAGCAAAGTAAGCAAGATAACGATCAAAATAAAGCTCAAGATCAGGAGGTTAAGTAA